Sequence from the Tenrec ecaudatus isolate mTenEca1 chromosome 6, mTenEca1.hap1, whole genome shotgun sequence genome:
GCCCAGTCCCTAGGGCCCTGTGGGCCAGAGCCCCCACTcgcgggaagcagcagtcagagccCTACCCTTACATCCATGAACAAACAGCAAGGTTCCTTTGTCCCACCAGGGCCAGGAGACCTGAACCACCAGGAGTGTGGACAAATTCCCATGATGCCAGGGCACTAGAAGTTCCCCCATGCATCTGTTCCCACCCCCAAGATCATATAAAAAGTCCAGATTGCCAAGCAGGTCACCCAGCACTTGCAGGGCTGTCCCCCCAGGTGGTACCTGCAGTACTCCCCCGGTGCCTGCTCCATTAGACAACCACTGATCTAGATCATTTGGGTCTTCTTTGGAGACTTCGGAGTTACAGCCCTGTCTTCTCTCCCAGAATCCTGAGAAGCTCCTGCTTTGCCCCAACACCGAAGGTAAGGGGACTCCGAATCTCCTGTCCCCACTGGCTCCAAATTAGCTCCGAGTGACTTTCCTCTGCTATGTGGGGACGCCCCTTAAGTGTGCAAGTAGCCCCCCAAGCTCGCCGTCGCTCCCACACTACACTCGAGGCTTCCAAACTTTCCCTCTCATAACAAGGCGCCCTGTCACCCCAGCCTGCTTCCCTTAGcttgaggaggaggggaaggcgcACGAAGTAGGAAGGAACTTGGGGAGAGGACGGGGCGGTGGGTGGGCGAAACActgaggggagggaggtgaagAAGGCAGAAGTCAGGCTCTGAGAGGAGGGTCGGCAGCAGCAGGTGAGGGCGGGGGAGTGGGGATGAGGCCGCGGAAAGGGGCCGAAAGGACGCGGAGGGGCAGAAGGTAGGGACTGAAGGGAgagtagggggaggggcagggggggcCGGGCCCCGCACTCACCGCGGCCCATGGTTCGGCCGGCCCCGCCCTGCGCAGTCGCGGCCCAGAGGGTGagtgggagggagtgggaggagggtcGGCGGAGCCCGAGCCTCCGGTTTGGCCCTGGCCGGTCCTAGCAGGaagcgccgccgccgctgccgcggATCACCGAGCGACCTCCTGCGCATGCGCCATGGGGGCCAGGGACAGCCCTGGGGATTCCGTTCCCAGAAGGCACCGCGCAAGCTGCTGCCGCCGCcgtcgccgccgccaccgccgccaccgccgccgtcGCCGCCGCCCGGACGGGagaggggcggggccgggcccCAGCCCAGTGGACAGCGACGAGCCAACAGGAGGGGCCGCAGTGCGCATGCGGGAGCgcgcccacccctcccccacaacccCCCATTAATCCCCAAGAGAACAAACACCCCACGCggccccccctcccccgtgcTCCGCGGAAGGATCTGCGTCTCTGCACAGGCCGCCGGTGGGCCAATCCCCGCCCGCGCCGGGGAGGGGCCCCTTCCAGAGACCGTGTGCAGGGAGCCTGGAATGCCAGGTCCGGGAGGGGCCAGCCCCCAAGCATGAAAGTCGCAACTTGCCCTGCCCCGCCCCACAGGCTTCGCGGGCAGGGTGCTGGGACTTGACCCACCTCCCCAGGTCAACATGTCACAACACGACCTCAGCCTGTGAAGTCACATGACCTCTGTCTGTCAACTGACAACCAGGCCAGGAGAAACCATCTGGTCCAACCCATGCCGACCCCCATTTACAGGAGGGGAAATGGAGAGATGGAGCAGTCTGGCCAAGAACCTGTCATTGCAACCACCACCTCGCCCTGGCATCCAGTCACAGCCGGCCTTGTGACAGTTTCTAATTAGACAAACTAGCTGCCCCCATGAGGGGATGACTGGAAATCTAACAAGCCACCACATGGCCTCTGTTTTCCACTTAATGGCACAAGAAAAATACCTTGCATTTTGTACGGTGCTTTTTGTTCAAGCTGCCCCCAAGTCCACAGTACTCTCGTTTTATCTTCACAACTCATTGTCTTTAATTTACAAACAAGAACAGTCATACGCGGAAAGATTCAGTGGCCAGTTAAGGGTCAGGATCCCTGGACAAATGAAGGGCAGCTGAGGTCCCTGACATCCCAGGTCAGGACAGTCATGCGCTCAAGTGCACCCACATGTCCCAAAACTCTACTGCAGGTCACAACCCCGGACACTTTGGAAGCAGGGGCTGTGTCTCACTCGCTCCTCACAGcagaggggtggaggggggcgggggtcaTAGGACTTGCCCGGCACTGAAAAGGGCGGATCTCAGTCCTGTGAAGAACACGAGAGCCGTGGCGTGCGGGGAGgggcgggtggtggtggggtagaTAAGTAGGGAAACCATTGGGAATCGTTTCCACAGGGCAGAAAATAGGAATTCTGGCATGTTGAGGGCTCAACAGAAACTTTACAAAGATAGTCAAGGGTGGTCTCCTGAGAGAAGCTGAAGATGACGACCAAAAGGATTCAGTATAAGGGCCCCTTTCTTCGGGGAGAGTCGGGGGACCTTCCAAAAGACAACCCTAGTAAGTGGATGGAGACTTTCAAAGGAGGCTGGTTCAAAAAGCCTAATGTGTTGGCAGAGAAGCAAGAAAGATGCTTCTCCCGAAGCAAGACATCAAACGGGGGCGGCGACCGCTCTTGAGAAAGACGAGCGGCAGGGAAGGGTCTACAGCAGTGTAAGGGCAGCCACGGTGGACAGCCGTTGGGGCCGTTGGGTGCCCGGAGCCGGCGCCccgccctctctcctctcctctccctccctccctcccctctccgccCCCGGCCCCCCGCACCTCCCACCACCCTGGTTGTCCCCGCGCGTGCGCGCACGGACACCGGTTGCCAAACATTGCATCATCCCCTCCGCCTGCCTTCCTTTCCCGCCCCTCCTCCAAGACTCCCCTCCGCGCGCGCGCATGACTCACCCACCGCCTCCGCGAAGCCGCGTGACCCGAAGCCGCTTCCGGGTCCAACTCTACGTCGACCCCCAGGTGGGCGGGAACGCAGTGGGCGGTGCCACGGTTGCCTCCTGAGTGGCGGAGGGAGGAGGTGAGGCGGGGCCAGTGCCAGCGTGCCGCTTGCGGATTGGCAGACTTTTTTAATTCCGCCCCCGAGGGGAGGGCAAGGCCATATTAAAAGATCCCTGCGCTTTGCCTCGCGTAGGTTAGAGGTTTGAGTCTAAGAGTTAGAGCAGATCATGTTGAAGATGAGCGGGTGGCAGCTGCAGAGTCAAAATCAGATCCGAAATCTGAGGAGAAAGGTGAGTACTGCCTTCCCGCCCTTTCTGCAATAAGCCATCCTCGGAGGCTGACCTCCGACGGAGGGGCGTCCGTCCTTCAGGCTGtggccccaccccctccacacgAAGTTCGTGATCTTTTGGGGGACGGATGGGGGAATCCGTTGTCGGGGAGGACACTGTCCCGCACCGCTCCCTCTGGACGCCATCACCCCGCTCCTGTCCAGAACAGGGACCTGTCCGGAACAGCCCTGTTGCGTGCTGTGGGGCGAAGGCCACTGATTGCTCGTGGGAGACACATTGTCATCGGTTGCCTCAGTTTAGGCCGCTCCATGGGAGGCGGGGCAGCTAGACACACACCCCGCACTTACAAGGCTAGTTGTT
This genomic interval carries:
- the LOC142449997 gene encoding DDIT3 upstream open reading frame protein, translated to MLKMSGWQLQSQNQIRNLRRKCSRRKCIFIHHHT